A genome region from Leifsonia sp. Root112D2 includes the following:
- a CDS encoding DUF2249 domain-containing protein — translation MHNNIVLAANGADAAAVDALTQRHSELSGALAVKSIHLLDAVTGQEQTAIEKARADLTAWCRSTLVPYLRREAEVLYPAVRVTEESRLLVQALFQQVQKLSETAEAIETADASLELGVTTVSLRVELGRHLAAETEQLLPYLAFSTNAGLSELWARLTETDAEGGAVASVGPGTEAHAGDHLCTCGIEDDSDFPTLDVREVPHAIRHATVFGALEAIAPGSGLVLIAPHDPLPLLAQIEQRSPGRFNVTYLMRQPDECRLQLLRQS, via the coding sequence ATGCACAACAACATCGTCCTCGCCGCGAACGGGGCCGATGCGGCCGCGGTCGATGCCCTCACCCAGCGCCACTCCGAGCTCTCCGGCGCGCTGGCGGTGAAGAGCATCCACCTTCTCGACGCCGTCACCGGCCAGGAGCAGACGGCCATCGAGAAGGCCAGGGCCGACCTGACGGCGTGGTGCCGTTCCACCCTGGTGCCCTACCTGCGCCGCGAGGCCGAGGTGCTCTACCCCGCCGTGCGTGTCACCGAGGAGAGCCGCCTGCTCGTGCAGGCCCTCTTCCAGCAGGTGCAGAAGCTGAGCGAGACCGCCGAGGCGATCGAAACGGCGGATGCCTCGCTCGAGCTCGGCGTCACCACCGTGTCACTGCGAGTCGAACTCGGCAGACACCTCGCGGCCGAGACCGAACAGCTGCTGCCGTACCTGGCATTCTCCACGAATGCCGGGCTGTCTGAGCTCTGGGCGCGCCTGACCGAAACGGATGCCGAGGGCGGCGCCGTCGCATCCGTCGGCCCGGGCACGGAGGCTCACGCCGGCGATCACCTGTGCACCTGCGGCATCGAGGACGACAGCGACTTTCCGACGCTCGACGTGCGCGAGGTTCCCCACGCCATTCGTCATGCGACCGTTTTCGGCGCGCTCGAGGCCATCGCGCCCGGCTCCGGTCTGGTACTCATCGCCCCTCACGACCCGTTACCGCTTCTCGCGCAGATCGAACAGCGCTCCCCCGGTCGCTTCAACGTCACGTACCTGATGCGCCAGCCCGACGAGTGCCGGCTGCAACTGCTGCGCCAGAGTTAA